A stretch of Triticum aestivum cultivar Chinese Spring chromosome 1D, IWGSC CS RefSeq v2.1, whole genome shotgun sequence DNA encodes these proteins:
- the LOC123182935 gene encoding zinc finger protein BRUTUS, giving the protein MAPTPMAGDGPIAAVAPRTPPPPSASASAEASASASGSGAAGSAAEAPVLIFVYFHKAIRAELDRLHAAAVRLATERGGDGDVAALGTRCRFLFSVYRHHCDAEDAVIFPALDIRVKNVAGTYSLEHKRENDLFAHLFSLLQLDVHNDDGVRREVASCAGAIRTFITQHMFKEEEQVFPLLITKFSYEEQADLVWQFICNIPVNMMADFLPWLSSSVSPDEHQDILNCLHKIVPQERLLQQVVFAWIGGKAVTVAHNFDNYCSKGSYGCEDTSHQTDKKICSHENCKIGKRKYAESNHSQLVTHPIDEILYWHDAIRKELSDIAEETRRIQQSGDFSNVSAFNVRLQFIADVCIFHSIAEDQVIFPAVDGEVSFEQEHAEQEQRFNKFRCLIEEIQTAGARSTAVNFYSELCSQADQIMEEMEKHFNNEETKVLPQARINFSPEKQRELLYRSLCVMPLKLLEQVLPWFVLKLDDANGQSFLQNMFLAAPSSETALVTLLSGWACKGRLKDTSNSGKFICLPSGAQGCLLDGDELKNCQSFCPCSLASNGTFSVPLQTENGSRPVKRGNHAEYITNRNHCSQTTDIEESRCSKKPCHIPGLRVESSNFGADLFTSVNSFRSLSSSYSAPSLHSSLFSWETDTTFSSPDSISRPIDAIFKFHKAIRKDLEYLDVESGNLIDGDESCLRQFVGRFRLLWGLYRAHSNAEDDIVFPALESKDALHNVSHSYTLDHKQEEELFKDISTILLELSHLRDDSAHPIDEIDEAGKGHICSYSEIDWSRKHNELLTKLQGMCKSIRFTLSNHVHREELELWPLFDKHFSVDDQDKIVGRIIGSTGAEVLQSMIPWVTSALTLDEQNKMMDTWKQATKNTMFDEWLNEWWKSSPTSSGPSNEASSSLLEESQENLDQSDQMFKPGWKDIFRMNQSELEAEIRKVSQDSTLDPRRKAYLIQNLMTSRWIAAQQKSPQPRSEDHNGSTVIPGCFPSYRDPEKQILGCEHYKRNCKLVAACCNKLFTCRFCHDKVSDHTVERKATLEMMCMLCMKVQPVGPNCQSPSCNGLSMAKYYCSICKFFDDERSVYHCPFCNLCRLGEGLGTDFFHCMKCNCCLGLKLKEHKCREKMLEMNCPICCDFLFTSSAAVRGLPCGHFMHSACFQAYTCSHYTCPICSKSLGDMTVYFGMLDGLLGAEELPEEYRNRCQDILCNDCGRKGLSRFHWLYHKCAACGSYNTRVIKTEAPDCSTSN; this is encoded by the exons ATGGCGCCGACGCCGATGGCCGGGGACGGCCCGATCGCCGCGGTGGCCCCGCGCACCCCTCCCCCGCCGTCCGCGTCTGCCTCGGCCGAGGCGTCGGCCTCCGCCTCCGGCTCCGGCGCCGCGGGGTCCGCGGCCGAGGCGCCCGTGCTGATATTCGTCTACTTCCACAAGGCGATTCGCGCGGAGCTGGACAGGCTGCACGCCGCGGCGGTGCGCCTCGCCACGGAgcgcggcggggacggcgacgtggcggcgctcGGCACGCGCTGCCGCTTCCTCTTCTCCGTCTACAGGCACCACTGCGACGCCGAGGACGCG GTTATCTTTCCAGCACTCGATATTCGAGTCAAGAATGTAGCAGGGACGTATTCCCTTGAGCACAAAAGGGAAAATGATCTCTTTGCCCACCTGTTCTCTCTATTACAGCTTGATGTACATAACGATGATGGTGTCCGTAGGGAGGTTGCATCCTGTGCTGGAGCAATTCGAACATTTATAACCCAACATATGTTCAAGGAAGAAGAACAG GTCTTTCCACTGCTTATTACAAAGTTTTCATACGAAGAGCAAGCTGATTTAGTCTGGCAGTTCATATGCAACATCCCTGTAAATATGATGGCAGATTTTCTTCCATGGCTTTCATCTTCTGTTTCACCTGATGAGCACCAAGATATTCTTAACTGCTTACATAAAATAGTTCCTCAAGAGAGACTTCTCCAACAG GTTGTATTTGCATGGATAGGAGGGAAAGCAGTAACTGTGGCACACAATTTTGACAATTATTGTTCAAAAGGCAGTTATGGGTGTGAGGATACCTCTCATCAAACAGACAAGAAAATATGCTCACACGAGAATTGTAAAATTGGAAAGAGAAAATATGCAGAATCTAATCATAGTCAGCTTGTAACACATCCTATAGATGAGATATTGTATTGGCATGATGCTATCCGAAAAGAATTGAGTGATATAGCAGAGGAAACAAGAAGGATCCAGCAGTCTGGAGACTTCTCCAATGTATCAGCCTTCAATGTGAGGCTTCAGTTCATTGCAGATGTGTGCATCTTCCACAG TATTGCCGAGGATCAAGTTATATTTCCTGCAGTTGATGGTGAAGTGTCCTTTGAGCAGGAACATGCTGAACAAGAACAGCGGTTTAACAAATTTAGATGTTTAATTGAAGAAATCCAAACAGCTGGAGCCAGATCAACTGCGGTGAATTTTTACTCTGAGTTATGTTCACAGGCTGATCAGATAATGGAGGAAATGGAGAAGCACTTCAACAATGAGGAAACAAAG GTACTTCCTCAAGCTAGGATAAATTTCTCACCAGAGAAACAAAGAGAACTTCTATATAGGAGTCTTTGTGTCATGCCGCTGAAGTTATTGGAGCAGGTTTTACCATGGTTTGTATTAAAGCTGGATGATGCAAATGGACAGTCTTTTCTTCAGAATATGTTCCTGGCAG CACCTTCCTCTGAAACTGCACTGGTTACTCTTCTCTCCGGCTGGGCATGCAAAGGTCGTTTGAAGGATACATCCAACTCGGGAAAATTCATATGCTTGCCATCAGGAGCACAGGGCTGCCTGTTGGATGGAGATGAGTTAAAAAATTGTCAGTCATTCTGCCCATGTTCATTGGCCAGCAACGGAACTTTTTCAGTACCTTTGCAGACAGAAAACGGTTCAAGGCCAGTCAAGCGAGGGAATCATGCAGAATATATTACCAACAGAAATCACTGCTCACAAACTACTGACATTGAAGAGTCTCGATGTAGCAAGAAACCTTGCCACATTCCTGGGTTAAGAGTGGAAAGTAGCAACTTTGGTGCTGATTTATTTACTTCTGTAAACTCTTTTCGCTCACTGTCTTCCAGTTATTCTGCACCTTCTTTACACTCAAGTCTTTTTTCATGGGAGACAGACACGACATTTTCCAGCCCAGATAGCATCTCTAGGCCAATTGATGCAATATTCAAATTTCATAAGGCAATTCGCAAAGATTTAGAGTACTTAGATGTTGAATCTGGAAATCTCATTGATGGAGATGAATCTTGCCTTCGCCAGTTCGTCGGAAGATTTCGCCTACTGTGGGGTCTTTACAGAGCACATAGCAATGCTGAAGATGACATTGTCTTCCCTGCTCTTGAATCGAAAGATGCACTACATAATGTCAGTCACTCATACACCCTTGATCACAAACAGGAAGAAGAATTATTTAAAGATATATCCaccatattgcttgagctttcacACTTACGTGATGATTCAGCTCACCCCATTGATGAAATTGATGAAGCTGGAAAAGGCCATATTTGTTCATACAGTGAGATTGATTGGTCCAGAAAGCATAATGAACTTTTGACAAAGCTTCAAGGAATGTGCAAGTCTATCCGGTTTACCCTGTCTAATCACGTGCATAGAGAAGAACTTGAGTTGTGGCCACTGTTTGATAAACATTTCTCTGTGGATGACCAAGATAAGATTGTAGGTCGTATAATTGGATCTACAGGAGCCGAGGTTCTGCAGTCAATGATACCTTGGGTTACATCAGCACTTACTCTAGATGAACAGAACAAGATGATGGATACATGGAAGCAGGCAACGAAGAATACAATGTTTGATGAATGGCTAAACGAATGGTGGAAGAGTTCACCAACTTCATCTGGCCCCTCAAATGAGGCCTCCTCCTCCCTTTTAGAAG AAAGCCAAGAAAACCTTGACCAGAGTGATCAGATGTTTAAGCCTGGTTGGAAGGACATTTTCCGAATGAATCAAAGTGAGCTCGAGGCTGAGATACGAAAGGTTTCTCAAGATTCTACTCTTGATCCAAGGAGGAAAGCATATCTAATCCAAAATCTCATGACGAG CCGCTGGATAGCTGCTCAGCAGAAATCACCACAACCAAGATCAGAAGATCACAATGGATCTACTGTAATACCTGGATGTTTTCCTTCTTATCGAGATCCAGAGAAACAAATATTGGGTTGTGAGCATTACAAAAGAAACTGCAAGCTTGTTGCTGCCTGCTGCAATAAGCTGTTCACATGCAGGTTCTGTCACGATAAAGTTAGTGATCATACAGTGGAGAG GAAAGCAACTTTGGAGATGATGTGCATGTTATGTATGAAAGTTCAGCCAGTTGGCCCAAATTGCCAAAGTCCTTCTTGCAATGGGCTATCAATGGCAAAATATTATTGCAGTATATGCAAGTTTTTTGACGATGAAAG GAGTGTGTATCATTGCCCTTTTTGCAATTTGTGTCGTCTTGGGGAAGGATTGGGCACCGACTTCTTCCACTGCATGAAATGCAACTGTTGCCTCGGCTTGAAACTGAAAGAACACAAATGTCGGGAAAAGATGCTTGAGATGAATTGTCCAATCTGTTGCGACTTCCTATTCACGTCAAGTGCAGCAGTTAGAGGTCTTCCATGTGGGCATTTCATGCATTCAGCATGCTTTCAG GCATATACTTGCAGTCACTATACCTGTCCAATCTGCAGCAAATCCTTGGGAGATATGACG